In the genome of Hymenobacter taeanensis, one region contains:
- a CDS encoding ATP-dependent DNA helicase: protein MLSVRTPSVRDYFPYEPTQDQALLFQQLDLFLKDQLPGRKAFVLRGYAGTGKTTVVSALVQWLHQMGRKYTLMAPTGRAAKVMSTYSGVGASTIHKKIYRQTSGTPSQGLTFQRQPNRTQDTLYIVDEASMISDEKAFGQNGLLDDVINYVFEKPTNRLLLIGDTAQLPPVGQLLSPALDPELLKHRFRADVASVELRQVMRQAEQSGILMNATVLREELREEQPHIQFFTKGYPDIFAMQGDKLEDGLRWAYKNFGHENSTIICRSNKNANQYNQYIRRMLFEAEDEIESGDYLMVVRNNYYWLPKDSEIGFLANGDFVQVVKIIRRTEEFGFRFADARVRLVDYPDEPDIEVKLLLDTLHTDSPALSSDQNKALYDAVNEDYAHLTTKKDRTTALRKDPFLNALQVKFAYALTCHKAQGGQWQAVFVDHGFLKEDMVNSEFARWLYTAVTRSSEKLFLLNFNPKLIGDEPTE, encoded by the coding sequence ATGCTTTCCGTCAGAACTCCCTCCGTCCGCGACTATTTCCCTTACGAACCCACTCAGGATCAGGCGCTGTTGTTTCAGCAGCTGGATTTGTTTCTGAAAGACCAGCTTCCTGGTCGTAAGGCCTTCGTGCTGCGTGGATATGCCGGCACGGGCAAAACCACGGTAGTTAGTGCCCTGGTACAGTGGCTGCACCAAATGGGCCGTAAGTACACCCTGATGGCGCCCACTGGCCGGGCGGCCAAGGTGATGAGCACTTACTCGGGCGTAGGGGCCAGCACCATTCATAAGAAAATTTACCGTCAAACCAGCGGCACGCCCAGCCAGGGCCTCACGTTCCAGCGCCAGCCCAACCGCACCCAGGATACGCTGTACATTGTGGATGAGGCCTCCATGATTTCCGATGAGAAGGCCTTTGGGCAGAACGGCCTCCTCGACGACGTTATCAACTACGTGTTCGAGAAGCCTACCAACCGCCTGCTACTCATCGGCGACACGGCCCAGCTGCCACCCGTAGGGCAGTTGCTCTCCCCGGCCCTCGACCCCGAGCTGCTTAAGCACCGTTTTCGGGCCGATGTGGCTTCCGTGGAGTTGCGCCAGGTTATGCGCCAGGCGGAGCAATCGGGGATTCTGATGAACGCTACGGTGCTGCGGGAAGAGCTCCGGGAGGAGCAGCCCCACATCCAGTTTTTCACCAAAGGGTACCCCGATATCTTCGCCATGCAGGGCGATAAGCTAGAGGATGGCTTGCGCTGGGCTTACAAGAATTTTGGGCACGAGAACAGCACCATCATTTGCCGCTCCAACAAAAACGCCAACCAGTACAACCAGTACATCCGGCGCATGCTGTTTGAGGCCGAAGATGAGATTGAATCGGGCGACTACCTGATGGTGGTGCGCAACAACTACTATTGGCTTCCGAAAGACTCTGAAATTGGCTTTCTGGCCAACGGCGACTTTGTGCAGGTAGTAAAAATCATTCGGCGCACTGAGGAGTTCGGCTTCCGCTTCGCCGATGCCCGGGTGCGCCTCGTAGACTATCCCGACGAGCCCGACATTGAGGTAAAGCTGCTGCTGGACACTCTGCACACCGACAGCCCCGCCCTCTCCAGCGACCAGAATAAGGCGCTGTATGATGCGGTAAATGAAGATTACGCTCACCTCACCACCAAAAAGGACCGGACCACTGCCCTGCGCAAAGACCCCTTCCTGAACGCGCTGCAGGTGAAGTTTGCCTACGCTCTTACCTGCCACAAAGCTCAGGGCGGACAGTGGCAGGCCGTATTCGTAGACCACGGTTTTCTGAAGGAAGACATGGTGAACAGTGAGTTTGCCCGCTGGCTCTACACGGCCGTTACCCGCTCCTCGGAGAAGCTTTTTCTGCTCAATTTCAACCCCAAGCTTATCGGTGATGAGCCTACGGAGTAA